In Vespa velutina chromosome 1, iVesVel2.1, whole genome shotgun sequence, the genomic stretch GTACTGTATTCAGTATTTGTGTTTAACTATTAGTAATGATTTGAAGaacaagtaaaaaatttttgaaattattaaatttctatattacgaataacttatttaatttcttaattgaaaacaaaaacaaagagtATTGTTTATgaatttcgttaataattatcaattctattgcttaaaatatttgagaatCCGGAATTAgcctatataataataataataataataataataataataataataataataataatatatatatatatatatatatatatatatatatatatatatatatatatttgttgttaCCCTAGGTTGAGCCATTCTTTTGATCGTTTCGATCTCTTCATCATAAATGACGTTATGATAAACGACGATCCTAGGATCAAGATAAGCTTCTTCCTCCTTGAGTGGGGCTATTTTCAAGAAAGGAATTCCACGATCGACGTAACGACACTTTAGATCCTTCTGTATTTTCGGTGGAATTGAAACTTCACCACGGCAGAGCATCTcatatctttccctctctgtCATTTCTTCCCAAGTTTTTACCTTTTCCTCGGTGACAGTAAAATGCTGAAAAAGATCATTTAATGTATATGtccattttcattaataaatcataatttttaacgatttttataTGATCAATTGTATAATTGTTAAGTTAGAGAAAAGGCACATagaatcataattatttatatttaaattatccacttataataattttgattaatcgattaaaataagagaataaattcttccttcttaatgaacaaattaattaatgggattacgtgaaataaatataaaagaatacaaTTTTGGTTTAAATGtctgagaagaaaaaacggaaaagaCTTGTTGCAAATTAAAGGATTACAGGTAGAAATTTGCTTTCGAAAGCTTTCAAGCTCATTCATGAAGGGGGGAATACAGAAATCGAGTAAACAGACTGTCGACCCACATAAATTTGTGGAAAAGCGCTGGATGTTGGATGCTAAATTCATGGTAGGGATAATCCATTGGCCTTGCATTGTAGCACGTTCGAGATTGGAATactaagaaacaaaatttcgtgcaagtattttctttcatacaaCGAGATAGGTcagtttttttccttctttttttgacgtctacgaattaattttttttttcgttcatgtTGTATCTAGggatttaataacaaaattaattcattttaaaacaaagaaaaaaaaagaaaaagaaaatgattctttaaaacgatttattttttaaccaTTTTGCATTGTAAAGTCACGTCAATGGTGACAACAATATTCTTCTTTGTAGAACTCTTGAATCACCTCTTAtttgatatcatttaaataataaaagaaatcaatacataaatagttttattcagaaatttctttttaagtatacgtaaatgtaaattaacaCATGAGATATCAAAATtaagttagaaaaagaaaatcaaattggAGTCGGTCGGGGAAATACTaggagataaaataattatgttattgcgtatacatatttttttcgattaaatcaGTAAACTTATTCCTCGacgtataatattatctccaataaatgttatataaatttatagcattaaaaataatcttgtatatgatgttcttttttttttacatgactTGGAAGAAATATAGACTTTTATTTACGCTGTTATACCCAtacatatgatttattttattcgaagtcATTgtaaattcgaaaagaaacaaatttgttTCCAAATCTTACCTGTTCAGGTATCGCTGTATCGTCCTGTCCATCCTCTCcgcgtttctttttcataagatTTGCTTTACTTTGAATTTCCTTTTGATAATAAGCTCGATTACCAAGCGCTCGTTCATGGGTTGGTACTAATTCCAAAAGCTCATTTGTCATACTCAGAGCACGTGCAACATTAcctataaaaaataactatattttaatatatatctttcatgttactgaagaagaaaaataattactgtTTTTCAAGCGACGATGTTTTTTAcgcatgaaaaatattataatgtaaaccACTCtacgtttatttaaaaaatgttttaaacttttaatttttccgacattttctattttcttgttttttctttttttttttaacaatacaaattattcttatttattattattaaaattcttataataaattaatttcaatgatacaaattataattattaatttttattaatagcagatataactatatttttcttattaaagtaACTATGAGTACTttgttaattgaattaaaaaaataatgttcttttttctactctttaactatttttttttaacaatttattacaaaacatatattcattaaaatagtttcattttatcatagtttcatagaaaattactttcgaaattttggtttatatatgtagttaatacaaatttgtataaaactattttgaaatgtgatatgtatatatttgaaatatttcggcAAGTCAGTCAAAGTTGACATTTTtggaatagaaaatttatatagtcAAGACTCGCCATTTGTTCTTACAATTTAACGAATTAATTCTCTATATTGTATGGgaaaattaccgaaattaaatcgatagttTCGCAAGTATGAAAAGCAATCAACCTTGATGAACacaaaagattaataaatttttaacggaCAACTACGAACTTAAtctaaacgaaagaaaatatttttgttacgcTTAggtacgttttatttatttcagtgATAACCTTGTATAGGTTCGGGTCGTTATTGCGGATCACCAGATtggtataatttttctttctcttttgcgtGAATAGCAAATGCGAATGATAAAAAGCATCGGAGtaattactatttatattttctacttACGGaaccatttttttattatacttatttccttttttctcttatttttatttctattttatttctttgttagaaattccttaaaaatttttattctgtaATTTTACCgtgtaataaacaaaaataaaacttttcaattattatgcCGAGATATGTGAGATTAAgatctttttatattgaaaaaattttcgataaacaattcattaataaaatattatcatttgaatACCTTGCATATACGTGGAGAAAGCCAAATACTCAAGAATATCCGGCTTGGAAGTTGTCGTTGTGTTCTGTTCTTCTTGCAGACGGTCCATAGCTTCTTGCATCCATAACACGGTGTGATAGTAATCTCTATTATGGTAAGATTGTCGTCCTAGTTCGAAACAGTCACTTGCTGAAAACAAATAACGTTGCAAAATTAATCGTTACCAGGTATATCATGAGTATATCAGTTGGTTTTGGAGAGggcattaatttaattcgaaattCTTGTATAGCTTTAAAGAAacctttttaactttttaaaaataaaaaaaaaaaaaacaaagaaaagagatgtaatgaattttgaaaggaaaagaacataaatttttcgaaaaaaaaaaatcatgatttatatctttataaaaatatttttatcattgactAATATTTTGTCGAagtctttttaattttcttttcttccattatattattaaacgtatatatatatatatatatatatatatatatatatatatatatatatatatatatatatatgtatataaatattttagtttAGAGTTTTAgcgataaatttttcaatgtaattataaaatattttgcaagTTTAAAACAGATAAATTccagattataataattcgagTAAGGCCAGaattttacgggaaaaatgtgatattatattacgCATTCTGATCAGCGTTCCAgcaatctttttccttttttttttttacacgcgTCGACCCGAGCGAGTTTCGAGCACGACGAGGCAGTTACCTTGTCCACGGAACTATGTTCGTTAATTAGCTTTAACTTTTTCCTGAATGACACTTTCCTGTCTTTGATCTTCAACATTTCGAAACTGTCTCATCATCATCTCTTTCTGTTTAGatttataaagttatattaaCGAGACACGTAAATACAAAGAAATCTTCATAATTAAACGTTcttaaagaattatatttttaatagccAAGAAAGTCCAATGACctatctctttcattatctcataataaaaaaattcactgTTTTAAATGCAAATTTAAATACCGTAGTTCAAAAGTTTTAAATgatttcgatataaattaattataaatattaaaaatattgaattgacGAATTAACGTTGATATATTACaggaatttatatttcaacaattttttaaatagaattataaatagtttataacaggaatcaatattttttgagGAGAATGTCGATAAAAACGTAGCAGACGAATTTCGTGCTTTTCAACCTTTAAAAAGTATCTGTCTCGCATTGAAATCGATAGCAATTGAAAACCCTTTTGGACTAGCTGCAAAAGGCAGTCATCGTTATAGGGTTAAATCGGAAAGCAAGTTGACTGGAAAGGAGTAACAATGCCGATGAAGGAAACTACGTAAATTATTCATGGTAGGGTTCACTAAGTACCGTATACTTGAAAGTCAGCATACAAGGCTTTGCCTTTAACATATCAAGTAGCGTATGTTCTTGTAAAAGATCTCATGAAAGAAACTCTTATTGTATTACTAGTAAATACGTATAAgttgtttaaaatatatatcggcaaattgattatttatcgaaGTAATAAAATGGTTCTttcttggaaaaaaagaaacaaaaaatacaagttAAAGATAAACTGATTTAATTGACAAAAAGCCAATTAAATTctgctattattataataaatttatttctatcaaatTTCCTCTTGATcgcattattattcattaaattttaatatatcctctatactgtaaataatatttgaataatattaatgtgtaataaacgagaaaatgataaaaaattactgatattatttatattttgttattaataactaGTATATGGTGGaaatgatcataaaaaaatattattaaaagaaaataaaaaagaaataaaaaagctaTTAAATTGATGtcgaaaaaagacgaaaagaaaaggagtaagaaaataacgatgggatgagaaatagaaaaatcaaattatggAATATAACGAACCACTTAAACCGGTGCTATATTGTACCCCATTTAGAACACCTCTGGCTACTTGTGCGGTCTCTAGTTTGTAGGTATCCTGCAATCTCATAAGAGCAACTGCAGCTCCATTGAGATCCTCGTCCGTTGGAAACTTAAGGTCGCTCCTTGAATTCGTGATGTTCGCTACGAATGACTTGCCAACGTCTTCGGTTATAAGTTCTTCAACCCTTTTCCAATCTGTGGTTAATCTCTTGACCAACAGATAAGCATTTATCGGATTGGACAAATATTGCTGTATATTTCTTGAAGCCTCCTCGTGTTCCCTCATGTAATCCTCTACGTtcctgaaaaaagaaaaaaaaaagagaaataataataatctcgttcgatcgtttatgaatttcaattaaatagaaacttactaattttgttaattaaataaacattataataaataatcatacgGGTTTTTGTTATCAtagaatgtaataaataaaaaaacaatgtaGATATTTCAAGAATACGTTAGATGACTTAATCATTCAAGTGTTTTGAAAATGTAATTCTTACAGTTTTTTAATAGTCTCTCGTAAGTGCACTTGCGGAGAGTTATATAACAAATGACAGcgtggaggagaaagagaaaaaagggagtgcacgaaagagagagagagagagagagagagagaaaaaaaaagaaaaagaaagaaaaaaggaaacaaacaaattattcTCGCTTCCGTATGGCATCGTGTCGAGGAATAATCGTAAAAGCCTATCACATTTCCTCGTTCTCGCCTCGGtaaatttaagaaattcaCCGAGCTACCAAGCCCGTAGAGATTTTTAAAagcaaaagggaaagaaagagagagagagagagagagagagagagagagagagaaagagagagagagagagagagagagagagagagagagagaaagataaagacagacagagacagagaaagagagaacgactTTACTGAAGCGATATCGCGGAGACgcgttttaatttaatctccATCCTTCAAGTGTAGGAAAAgccatatatattatttcttttttccttttctatctttcccttcttcttccttccttttattttttcttttactttcttgttttttggTTCCTCTTTCGCTATCCTCAACCTCCACTTCTTCCTATGTAATTCAGCAGATGTTCCTCGTGATTCAAACAAGTAATAcgcttttcctttctctctctctctctctctctctctttctctctttctctctctctctctttctccctctttttctctcgctctcttcctacccctctctctttctcactctctctctctctctctctctttctccctctttttctctcgctctctttctacccctctctctttctttctcactctctctctctctctctcttctccctccttcaatctatttttccttcctttctttcttccttatgCCTTGCTCTTTAAACAACGACTATTTCATTTCATCTCACTTCTGTTCGCcatctatctccctttctcccttcttccctctctctctcccttccttcctctttcactcactttttctccctctctctctttctttctcacttcctctctctttctctctttttttctgtttctctcactttctctctctttcttcctttcctctttcttttccctccttcAATCCATTCTTCCTACcatctctccttccttccttatgtcttattctttcatttcattctatttctgttctccatctatctctttttctcccttgttctctctcactccctctcttttactcATATTGCACTTGTATAAACGTGTTTTATAATGCGTTTATAATGGCATTCAAAAGCAAAAGGGCTGAATGATTTGTAGATATattcgcctctctctctctctctctctctctctctctctctctatacatatatatatatatatatatatatatattgtctaatgatattattgtctaatgatatatatcatgtatatttatgtattatatgtaatgtatatgtacatatattgtatataaagtaaatataataaatatacagtGGTGACAATAGCATTCATACAATAGGAATGTTTTCCATATTCGAatactatacatacatatatacatacacacatacacacacactctcagatatattcttgtttcttttttccatgcAGTATTTATCATCGTCGTAGGTGTTACTCGACGTGCAAACTTTCCTATTCGTCCTGCTGTTATACCGGCAGTAACGAGAAAAtgaagtttttatttattcatagtATCGAAAGAGCACAGTCTCAGAGCTCGATTCGGctcgataatgaaaaattcaaaaagatgagaaaaagaggattGATTCTAGTAGAGAACTAACGGATCcgtgaaaagttttttttcctaatcaaTCCGGTTTAACCACAATAGCTAGattgatttgaaatttattttatttaggaaATCTTAAAGAAATGATCGAATGaggagataaataattatgatgacGATGTATAATAATTGAGATAAAAGTCATTGGGTTTAATAAGTACGACAGATTACGACAAATATCGATCTGTTCTCGAATGAACGcagaatcaaaaagaaaaaaaaagaaaaagaaaataaaataaaaaaagaaaatatttagctAGTTTCCCCTCCCTACCTTACGAAATATTCACCGGTACCGAGAGAGCCATTCGATGCTCGAAATATCGTCCAGAGGTATTCTCAATCGGTACGATCAAAGCATTCCGGAAGGATCGTTACTCGCATCGTAAAATTGGCGCGGGAGGAGGACGTTCGAGATCGCTTCTCCGATTCTCTCATGTCGACGTAATTTCGCCCTCCTCTACTCGTAGGGATATTGCACGATGTCGAGGCTGTCCTTCTCGACGATCGAAATaggtgagagagaaatggagagggagataggaatagagaatgagagaaagagaaacagggaaagaaatatatatatatatgtgcgtgtgtgtgtatatgtgtgtgtgtgtgtgtatgtatgtatgtatgtatgtatgtatgtatgtatgtatgtatgtatgtatgtatatatatgtatgtagacatatatctagagagagagagaaagagagagagagagagagagagagagagagagagagagagagagaaaaacagtgagagagagcgagagaaagagagagagaaaaaacatgtGCGTACGTGAAAGCatataagagagatagatagatagataacgagagagagagagagagagagagagagagagagagagaatataggaGGAAAATGAAACGCATTGCGAGCTTTTTCGACGATactcgaaatttttttcttcaaccaCATCTCtgtccttttatttcttcatctctACCTCTTCCCTTCGCTCTTATACACTACTCttgttcctttcctttctccttcccctttcctctcgaaaatatattcgagAGGAAAAGCCAGAGGGCAAGTGTcgagaaatgaaaggaaagagaaggagaacgagaaaaacTTTGCCATTTTCCGATGGCACCCTTTGTCGCGTACGGCATGTCATCGAAACGCTTTCCTTTCCCATCGTGAACAGATCTCTGTTCTTGCGGTAAAAGCGCGGAAATTGCGAACTCAACATTTCTagcaaatttttaattctttaacgTTGAATCTAcgttgcttttctctctctctctctctctctctctctctctctctttctctttctctttctctttctctacctctttctctctctctctatggaCGCTTTGGAAGTTCGCAAACACCTGAATAAACAGCAACTAAATTCTATTCTTCTTAAATAAACGACGTTTTCCAATGATCGGtactattttaaatattgcGGAAATGTAACTAATATCTCTTTGTGCTTACTTGCAATcatgaagaaatattttatcttacccgataattaattattttacacgtAAATATTTAGAGCCTAAAAGATGCAATAACGGCGACATTTggttacaatattatataaatgctTGGAAAATGTTGTAAtgcatatattgtataataataataagaaaagaatatgctttactttattacataataaatgcATAATACATATTGCATAATAAATGCAATAAAATAAAGCATATTCCTTCGAGcgttaaatagataaatgcattcatataaataattaattaaataaaactatgtaataataattattttaaatcatgataaataatatatatatatatatatatatatatatatatatatatttatatatataacaacattgtaattattcagtacatcaaataaataaataagtaaataaaaatctaatatatgccaatataaaaatatttccgatCCGATtccatctaaaaaaaaaaaagagtaaagaagatCAAATactaaaattatttacgagCTCTCTGTCGATTTCTCTGTACTTCGCTTTGCGTAAGCTTCTTTGCAAGTATCAAGTATTCTGAAAAGGAACACGTTCATCTTACGGTCtcgagaaaagtaagaaaaaaaaaaaaagaacaaaaaagagaaaaaaagacaaaatactATAGTTCCTTCGCGTTTGCAAACGTGTCGTTTATCGAAGACTCGTTGGGTTTAACACTCAAAATTTGAATATTCAGCGAGTATTTCCACAGAGAGACGCGCAATAGGCAATATCTGCCTACGGAAGATAACGGCTCCGACGAATCTCCTAAAACCCCTCGAAATCTCCTCTTGTCCTCCTCCCTAAAACACGttacacatacatttatattcatcCTCTCACacgtatgtgtacatacacacccacgcacacacacagacacgaTATCGAAGTTTCTCCCCAAAGGGACAGAGATAATTCGCGAAGATCGTTTCCGTCCTTTCGAAAAGTATAGGAGGGTAaccttatccttttcttttttttttgttttccctctctctctctctctctctctctctctctctctctttctacccccctctcactcttttcctttcgcaAAACGCTTATGTACCAAAGAGTGCGAAACGTGGCAGGCATGCAAACTGTTCCCCGATGGTAGTTCGCTAATTTGTGCACATGATTCTCCcctataattctttttcgcCCGCCCTTCTTTCATTGTCCTCGCCCTTGTACCTTCCCCacgtagaaaaaataaagaaaccaCGCACGCACACGATGTTTCATAATATGCTAACGGACATTAGGGTAGGGATTGTGGGATGGTATCAAGAGCATGGACAGTTAGATTTAATATCGAacgtaatttttcattcgaacatACATtagaatttcttctctttttactgaTCTATTTAAATCTATTCAGTTCACAGAGAGTActgtaaaaaattatgattaaactatatttaatattttcttttcttttctatctttttttctgagaatattttctttttgttgttttttttttttttttttttagaaagaattcgatctttcaaaaagaattttaGATTTTAAGTTTTAATCAAAGTTGTGTACTTAAGGTTCAACAGATAAATAATTGTCTTATGGGAGACATAGGAAAAATGGAATCCTTTAATCTTAACGAAACTTTACAGATTGATAGAATggataaatattcatattaatttcatggctatttcgaaaattaataGGGATAGAAAATTATCTAACAGAGAAGTTATttgatttccttttattagatattaatataatgaaataaaattcataaaaactcgatacttaaaaaaaaaaaaaaaaagaaggataagatCTTTAGCAACCttcattttttgatatattgattttttttataagtgtaatttttatatatatatatataaatacatgcatatatacttCATACTTGATAGTAGTGATGATATTGATGATAATGCGATggtaattgttaaataatgcGTTATGTGACGtgattactttaaaaaaatttacaaatctATCAGAAAACAgagtaaaagaataaaagaaatatgaaataaaaaacgataatttttcaaacggCCTAACcgcgtaatatatttatgtagatacatatatattttctagaaTGATGTTTCTTCTGTATAAATACTGACTAGCTTCTCTTTGTCCCTCGATGAAAACAGCTTTATGTTTATAAGTAAAATCTACAAAGAAAATTCCACCaaatacgatcgattttaaatcatgtcatcattgttattattattataattattgttattataattgttgttgttgttgttgtttttgctGTTATTATACTTGTGTATAAAGAACATTTCCATTGGAAAATGTGAGTaaacgggagagagagagaggagagaggaaagaaaaagagaaacagagagagagagagaaagagagagagagagagagagagagagagagagagaaagagagagagagagagagagagagagagagagagagagaaagtaaagaactgtgtttttctttctttctttctctctctttctctttttctccccttcgatcaatcgatctatCTATAAACGCAGAAGAATTCGTCCGATCACGATGTCCATTTCAATGGGGCTCGCAGTCTTTCCTATAGAACAATTCTTCTCTCTGTCCTCTGTTTTTCAATTCCTTCAAGAGAGGAATACACGAGCCGAAGTTTTGTTTCGAAAACATTGCAAAATAAAATGCTTCGGCTACGTCTACTGAAAACGTGGAAGACGATAACTCGTATAATACAAAGATTATGTGCTactattttattagatatttatctaaaaatGATATCTCAAAATTGATTTCAAATTACACATATCATTAAACCCGAATGAATGGAGATTTTCCCTTTGCATTTAAAGAATACGAATACGAAAGAGTCCGTTCGACGAGATCTTGATTTATCATAAATCGAAAATACATCGGATAAAACATTGAGAAATCCATTTCGTAGATCTCCTTCTAGATCGTAATGTATCTGTATATGGGTatacacatatctatatacaagTACTTCTTCGAAACAGATGCAGTAGAAAGATCGTGGAGGgtataaagaagataaagaaaaaaagaaacaaaaaagaggaaaagatattGTCGAACGGGAAACGACAATTTCATTTTGAAGCCACAATGCATTCCGCTCGAGTCTGTGTtccgatctttctctctctctctctctctctctctctctctctctctctctctctctctctctctctctctctctttctctctttttctttctctttctctttctctatccaaCTGGATGGGGTGTCTCCATgcgtttcctttcgtttctcgtTTTATCCGGTCGTTCAACTCCGctatcgaagaagaaacgagaaagatgtGGAGAAAAGACTGGAGAAAGGGGATGGTTGGATAGAACGATTCGCGTGATCGCAACTGAGATCGAAATAACGAGGGAAGCGCTCATGCAAATGCTAAGGACCGACGATttgtctctcactctctttctctctctctctttctcccttatgACGATCAAGAGAAATTCTCGGGACGCCCTTCCTCTCCTTACCAGCCGATTTTTGCCGAGGGACGCGATGAGGACAAGCCCCGATTGTTCTTGGCCGATGGTTAATCTCAGCAAGCTGTTGGATTTCCCGAGGATTCGAATTCACGATTAAgcattatacatatgtttccTAAGCGAATAGGATTTCGGGAATGCTATTGTGATCAAATTGTGATTGTATCATTGTAGAATTATATGAACCCTTTAAATCTTttggaatatattaaatctatttgATATTGATAATGTTTATCGTTCTTTTAAGCATACAAAATAgttataacattaaaataaatataaaaatcacgaATAAATGTCATTCgtacttattttttaatctattgaCTGACGTTTGAACGTTTACGAACGAGATACAATTTAAGAGGATCAATTCTTTTAAATCCATCCCTattctctacctctctttctctccctccctctctctctctctctctctctttctctctttctttctttctgtttaatTTCAAGAATTTGGTTCATATAAtcgagaaaaacaaataattgagATCTACACTGAAACTCGTTGTTCttcgcgaaagagaaaagtttaaaagagaagaaaagggatgCCCTTTACATTGCCAGGAATGTTCGGATAAATTTGCAATCATCCGATTTCCAACTTACAAGACAGTATTAAATCGTTATTCGATTAGGAAATCGAGTAATTTAAGTTAACTATGTTATATTCGATTCGTTATCACGTTTGCGTCGaattaaagttaatatcgATCGAGAACTGCTGAGTTTAACCGATACGCGGGTGATAATTAATCGTCTCAATTAATTCAACGAAAGCGAAGATAAGAGAAGCGAGATAAGCGTTTGCTTAACATCGAATTGCATTGTTAAGcacttttcttatatataggtatatatttttctcactctt encodes the following:
- the LOC124954893 gene encoding prolyl 4-hydroxylase subunit alpha-2 isoform X4, which gives rise to MRSDMAIRSNQVRQLILVSKMTRLGGMLVVVEAILMTTFFISSTAELYTALADMEELLETESVLIDTLNGYIKAQEQRLATLRKNVEDYMREHEEASRNIQQYLSNPINAYLLVKRLTTDWKRVEELITEDVGKSFVANITNSRSDLKFPTDEDLNGAAVALMRLQDTYKLETAQVARGVLNGVQYSTGLSASDCFELGRQSYHNRDYYHTVLWMQEAMDRLQEEQNTTTTSKPDILEYLAFSTYMQGNVARALSMTNELLELVPTHERALGNRAYYQKEIQSKANLMKKKRGEDGQDDTAIPEQHFTVTEEKVKTWEEMTERERYEMLCRGEVSIPPKIQKDLKCRYVDRGIPFLKIAPLKEEEAYLDPRIVVYHNVIYDEEIETIKRMAQPRFKRATVQNYKTGALEIANYRISKSAWLQEHEHKHVAAVSKRVEHMTSMTVDTAEELQVVNYGIGGHYEPHFDFARKEETNAFKSLGTGNRIATVLYYMSDVEQGGGTVFTAINISLWPRKGSAAFWYNLKPNGEGDFKTRHAACPVLTGSKWVANKWLHERGQELLRPCTLENQSADEADIRH
- the LOC124954893 gene encoding prolyl 4-hydroxylase subunit alpha-2 isoform X5; its protein translation is MTRLGGMLVVVEAILMTTFFISSTAELYTALADMEELLETESVLIDTLNGYIKAQEQRLATLRKNVEDYMREHEEASRNIQQYLSNPINAYLLVKRLTTDWKRVEELITEDVGKSFVANITNSRSDLKFPTDEDLNGAAVALMRLQDTYKLETAQVARGVLNGVQYSTGLSASDCFELGRQSYHNRDYYHTVLWMQEAMDRLQEEQNTTTTSKPDILEYLAFSTYMQGNVARALSMTNELLELVPTHERALGNRAYYQKEIQSKANLMKKKRGEDGQDDTAIPEQHFTVTEEKVKTWEEMTERERYEMLCRGEVSIPPKIQKDLKCRYVDRGIPFLKIAPLKEEEAYLDPRIVVYHNVIYDEEIETIKRMAQPRFKRATVQNYKTGALEIANYRISKSAWLQEHEHKHVAAVSKRVEHMTSMTVDTAEELQVVNYGIGGHYEPHFDFARKEETNAFKSLGTGNRIATVLYYMSDVEQGGGTVFTAINISLWPRKGSAAFWYNLKPNGEGDFKTRHAACPVLTGSKWVANKWLHERGQELLRPCTLENQSADEADIRH
- the LOC124954893 gene encoding prolyl 4-hydroxylase subunit alpha-2 isoform X6; translated protein: MREHEEASRNIQQYLSNPINAYLLVKRLTTDWKRVEELITEDVGKSFVANITNSRSDLKFPTDEDLNGAAVALMRLQDTYKLETAQVARGVLNGVQYSTGLSASDCFELGRQSYHNRDYYHTVLWMQEAMDRLQEEQNTTTTSKPDILEYLAFSTYMQGNVARALSMTNELLELVPTHERALGNRAYYQKEIQSKANLMKKKRGEDGQDDTAIPEQHFTVTEEKVKTWEEMTERERYEMLCRGEVSIPPKIQKDLKCRYVDRGIPFLKIAPLKEEEAYLDPRIVVYHNVIYDEEIETIKRMAQPRFKRATVQNYKTGALEIANYRISKSAWLQEHEHKHVAAVSKRVEHMTSMTVDTAEELQVVNYGIGGHYEPHFDFARKEETNAFKSLGTGNRIATVLYYMSDVEQGGGTVFTAINISLWPRKGSAAFWYNLKPNGEGDFKTRHAACPVLTGSKWVANKWLHERGQELLRPCTLENQSADEADIRH